AGGCAAGTGGGTTAAAGTTGACGGTTGGGATAACGCCGAAGCGGCGAAAGAAGAGATCCGTACCTCTTTCGAACGCGCAGCGAAGAAGTAATACCCATCGGGTGAGCGCTTTCTCACCAGAAGATCAAAAAACACCGTCCCAAAAGGGCGGTGTTTTTTTATTGCCAGCTTAAAATTTCCGCCTGCATGCCTGAACCGACCGGGCGGTAGTGCAGCATCATGTATTCGCTTTTATTTGTGGTTAACACGATCAAAAGTTGATTTTTGCCTGGCCCTTTTTCGGCAATCTGGCAACCGACCCGTTGAAATGTTTTAATGATTTTTTTAAAGCAGGGAGGTTTTTATGGCGTTGCAAGGGAAGTTTGTTATCAATGATGCGGATTACTCTCCATTAATGTTCTATGGGGTTGGAACATTCATGGCTTTCTCCGGAGCAGGACCTTACCGTAATCACGGAGCATGCGCAATGATCCCCAAAAAGGGCCCGGTCCCTGATGGTAAATACTGGATTGTCGCGCGTCCTGCCGGCGGCCCAAGATCCAAAGCCATTACCTGGATGAAAGACGCTTTTAATAGCTTGTACAGCGACAATACCGTTCCGCATTCGGAATGGTTTGCTCTGTATCGGGATGATGGCGTAATTGACGATTATACCTGGATCGAAAGCGTACGCCGCGGAGCTTTTAGACTGCATCCCGGAACACTATCTGAGGGCTGCATTACTCTTGCCCATATTACCGATTTTATGACTATTCGTAATGCGCTGTTACGCGCGCATACCGTACCAGTCCACAATACTGGTTTGCAGGCATTCGGCATTATCGACGTGATTCACTCTGGAGCCAAAGACTGCTTATGAAACTGTTGCTACGGATTATATTTAAGGTCGCTCTGTTTCTTGTCGTCTTTATTGCCTGCGCCCTGGCAGTCCCATATGGAGCACTGACCGACCAGCTGACAAAGAACATGAGCCTGGATATGGCGATAAAAATTTCAGAAGTCGTGCTGGGTGAGACCTACCCGGAACCTTATGAATTTGTTGATAGTTTGATAACTACAGTGCTAAATATCCCGGTGAGCATTATTATCTATGCGTTTTTGATAAAAGTGTTCCGCTATTTTAAAAGGCATAAATCTGTCTGATAAGCCTTATCAGCCTGGAAGGTTTTATCGTTCTGCTTTAAACCCGCTGGAAGTTATCAAGAATATGGTTGATGACGTCTTCTTTTCTGGTAAACAGGATAGCCAGCGAAGCTGTTGAAATTCATTTTGGCAGATATAGGTAAGGCCACCTCCGTTGGAGGTGGCCTTTTATTCACCAGATGAAGCCTCGTCCCGCTGCAACCAGTCGCCGCTTGGGATCTGCGTCAAACCTGCTACCGAACGTTGATACACGTACAACCAGGCGCTGCCGTACGGCGTCTGAATCAGCTGGCGTTTATACTCTCCGCCGCGGGTTCGAAGCGCGTCCAGTTCACCTAAGGTACTGGCATCAATCCGGTAGACTTCACCATACACGGTGCCGTCTCCCGGCACGACGCCAGGATAAAGACCAATGTTGTAAAGATCGTAGCCCGCGATCTGATGATCGCCAAGCCACTGCGCGTTGGTCATCCAGTGACTATTTCCCTGTTTGCGCCGTAAACTGCCGTAGACAATTATTCGCATTGCTAAAACTCAAACTGATAGAGCAAATCGAGTGCCTGGTCAACGCCGGACACTGCTTCCAAATAGAGCTTAGGCATCAGACGATAACGCAGCGTTAAAGTCGCCAGTGAATCAAAGATACCCACTCCATATTTTACTTGTAGACCCGGCAGTACATAACCGCTGACCTGCACCTGCTGGCTATCGCCAACGCCGGCCGTATCAAGGGCAAGATTGCTAACGCCGAAGGTCTCGCCGATTTTACCCACAATTTGGCCACTTTGCGCAACCCCTAAACCAACAAGGGCGGAAGTCAGGGCGTTGCTGTCGCCATCCGCATCCAGTCCCTGCCCGCGCAACAGGTAAGAAAGCGCTTCCTGCTGCGACATCGCCGGATCGGAGAAAATCTCCGCTTTCGGCTCATCCGCCAGCCCGGTTACGCGTAAACCGGCGGTCACATCATCCTCGGTGGCCTCTGGATTACGAATTGCTTCCAGATTGATGTAAGGCTGATCCGGCGGGCCAGCAAATTGCAGTTCGCCTTTACGCACCAGCAAATCCTGACCGTAGGCATGGAAACGGCCGGACGGGATATTAATCTGCCCGTTCAGACCCAGCCCACGCTTATCCTGTACCAGCTTCAGATCGCCGTTCAGCTTCGCCTTCAGGCCGAAAGCGCTAAGGCGGACATCATCGCCAA
This Mixta hanseatica DNA region includes the following protein-coding sequences:
- a CDS encoding gamma-glutamylcyclotransferase family protein; amino-acid sequence: MRIIVYGSLRRKQGNSHWMTNAQWLGDHQIAGYDLYNIGLYPGVVPGDGTVYGEVYRIDASTLGELDALRTRGGEYKRQLIQTPYGSAWLYVYQRSVAGLTQIPSGDWLQRDEASSGE
- a CDS encoding DUF2778 domain-containing protein; the encoded protein is MALQGKFVINDADYSPLMFYGVGTFMAFSGAGPYRNHGACAMIPKKGPVPDGKYWIVARPAGGPRSKAITWMKDAFNSLYSDNTVPHSEWFALYRDDGVIDDYTWIESVRRGAFRLHPGTLSEGCITLAHITDFMTIRNALLRAHTVPVHNTGLQAFGIIDVIHSGAKDCL